TGCCTACTTATGGAATAAAAAGAGGCTTTTTAAAAATCTCAAGAGAAGATGTTCCAAAAGGAAAAGAAGATTTTGCAGCTACTTTAGATGGAGCAGAAATTTTTGGTAGACCAGTAAAATTAAGAGATATTCAAAAAATTGGAAAAATAGATTTTATGGTTACAGGTGCATCAATAGTAAATATGGATGGAGTAAGATATGGTAAAGGTCATGGATATTTTGATTTGGAATGGGCTATGTTTAGAGATATAGGAGTTGTTTCAGAAGAAACGCCAGTAATTACAGTAGTACATGATTGCCAATTAGTTGATGAAGAATTTCCAATAGATCCATTTGATACAATTATAGATATAATTGTTACTCCAACAAGAATAATAAATGTTAAGAAAAAATATCCTAAACCAATCGGAATAATATGGGATAAACTTCCTAAAGAAATGATTGATTCTATTCCACCTTTAAAAGAATTACAAGAAATTAAAAAAAGTAAGTAGATTTTATACAATATTAAAAACTTCTTTAATTTTATAT
The Nitrososphaerota archaeon DNA segment above includes these coding regions:
- a CDS encoding 5-formyltetrahydrofolate cyclo-ligase → MSLKTSLREKVWKELLKVAKPDSRFHFDFSSYIPDFEGSEKCIEKIRKMNIYKNAKNIMITPDNNLIKLREYCIIDNKCYVMPTYGIKRGFLKISREDVPKGKEDFAATLDGAEIFGRPVKLRDIQKIGKIDFMVTGASIVNMDGVRYGKGHGYFDLEWAMFRDIGVVSEETPVITVVHDCQLVDEEFPIDPFDTIIDIIVTPTRIINVKKKYPKPIGIIWDKLPKEMIDSIPPLKELQEIKKSK